A single region of the Chloroflexota bacterium genome encodes:
- a CDS encoding queuosine salvage family protein: MVLHADYTYATMKAEIQAIVDAATDCIIDENQLVALAGVMRSLPQDYLDQRLYSGVNLHPERYPDQTLPKNDLDTIQLALGPGSQGFFIWVRDLAGNAVPWSVTVGGRRYIGAPSIYACHMRALRRGLNILDPAVMAGLTMRDIREYYRDEETGQTTIQHLEGRLAKYREIGRVLQERFAGYFANLLDEAEGYLFGDDGKGIVQLLVRHFPITYGDWPFCKLVMVNVRGLYQRRQAAVPTGERFAQLTALKDPEHFEAGADYYRPYFLMRVGVLRISKWLQQTLSDQDLLAADSKPEQECRAATIVACRRLAEVMGTPLFHPEAETWETAFLRCRLCRPGISDEELYCPYKSVCRAYQEDPDLMRIRWPLVYTLRH; encoded by the coding sequence ATGGTACTCCATGCCGATTACACCTATGCCACTATGAAGGCTGAGATCCAGGCCATTGTTGATGCCGCTACCGACTGTATCATCGACGAGAACCAACTTGTAGCTTTGGCCGGGGTGATGCGCAGCCTCCCTCAGGACTACCTCGACCAACGTCTTTACAGCGGGGTCAATCTGCACCCTGAGCGTTACCCGGACCAAACGCTACCGAAGAACGATCTGGATACCATTCAGCTGGCCCTCGGGCCAGGCAGCCAGGGCTTCTTCATCTGGGTGCGTGACTTAGCTGGGAATGCTGTACCCTGGAGTGTTACTGTGGGTGGCCGGCGTTACATAGGCGCTCCGAGTATCTACGCCTGCCACATGCGTGCCCTGAGGCGTGGCCTCAATATACTGGACCCGGCCGTGATGGCCGGACTCACCATGCGCGACATCCGCGAGTACTACCGTGATGAGGAGACGGGCCAGACCACCATCCAGCATCTGGAAGGACGTCTCGCTAAGTACCGGGAGATCGGGCGTGTCCTCCAGGAACGCTTTGCAGGATACTTCGCCAATCTGCTCGACGAAGCAGAGGGGTATCTCTTCGGCGACGATGGTAAGGGGATTGTTCAGCTCCTGGTGAGGCACTTTCCCATCACCTACGGAGACTGGCCATTCTGCAAGCTGGTGATGGTGAACGTCCGTGGCCTCTACCAGCGCCGCCAGGCTGCGGTGCCGACAGGCGAACGCTTTGCCCAACTCACTGCCCTGAAGGACCCGGAACACTTCGAGGCTGGAGCGGACTACTACCGCCCCTATTTCCTGATGCGAGTGGGTGTCCTGCGCATCAGCAAATGGCTCCAGCAGACGCTCAGCGACCAAGACCTGTTGGCGGCAGACTCCAAGCCCGAGCAAGAGTGCCGTGCTGCGACCATAGTCGCTTGCCGTCGCCTGGCTGAGGTCATGGGCACCCCGCTCTTTCATCCAGAGGCGGAGACCTGGGAGACGGCCTTCCTACGCTGCCGCTTGTGCCGGCCAGGTATCTCTGATGAGGAGCTGTACTGCCCTTATAAGAGTGTCTGCCGAGCCTATCAGGAGGACCCCGACCTTATGCGCATCCGCTGGCCTCTCGTCTACACCCTGCGCCATTGA
- a CDS encoding transposase gives ESLPKRFPNIALDAFIIMPNHIHAIIIVGATLAGATNRAGTSPAPTLGKIVGAFKLLTSPVRSLPSSAQWRRV, from the coding sequence GGAATCATTGCCCAAGCGATTCCCCAATATTGCCTTAGATGCTTTCATTATTATGCCCAACCATATTCACGCTATAATCATCGTAGGGGCAACCCTCGCGGGTGCCACAAACAGGGCAGGGACAAGCCCTGCCCCTACGTTGGGGAAAATTGTAGGGGCGTTTAAGTTGCTAACATCGCCCGTTCGCTCCCTGCCGTCCAGCGCTCAATGGCGCAGGGTGTAG
- a CDS encoding ABC transporter permease: MRQRGLVGQVARRLARDWPALGSLLILAVIIAIAVLAPLVAPHDPLEQDLAHRLLPPFWQEGAQRAFLLGTDQLGRDILSRIIWGAQVSLLVGFAAVAVSGFLGLVAGTVSGYFGGWADQILMRLADGQLAIPFILLVIAVVSVVGPGIRNVIAVIGVTGWVVYARVIRSEVLSLREREFVLAARAAGASDRRILTVHVLPNVLGILAVVASIEVANVILLESALGFLGLGVQPPTASWGNMLGEGRDYLTTSWWLATWPGLALAITALSINVLGDFLRDALDPRLAGRL, encoded by the coding sequence GTGCGCCAGCGCGGCCTGGTCGGGCAGGTAGCCAGGCGCCTAGCACGCGACTGGCCAGCCTTAGGCTCCCTGTTGATCCTGGCTGTGATCATAGCGATAGCTGTTCTTGCACCCCTTGTAGCACCCCATGACCCGCTGGAGCAGGACCTGGCACACCGCCTGTTGCCACCCTTCTGGCAAGAGGGTGCTCAGAGGGCCTTTCTCCTGGGCACTGACCAGCTGGGACGCGATATCCTCAGTCGTATTATCTGGGGTGCACAGGTCTCGCTCCTGGTCGGCTTCGCTGCTGTCGCCGTCTCTGGCTTCCTGGGGCTTGTTGCTGGGACAGTGAGCGGCTACTTCGGAGGTTGGGCCGATCAGATCCTCATGCGTCTGGCTGATGGACAGCTGGCCATCCCATTCATCCTACTGGTCATCGCCGTTGTCAGTGTGGTTGGCCCCGGCATACGGAACGTGATCGCTGTTATCGGTGTGACTGGGTGGGTGGTGTACGCCCGTGTGATTCGCTCTGAGGTGCTCTCACTGCGAGAGCGGGAGTTCGTGCTGGCAGCCCGCGCCGCTGGTGCCTCGGACAGGCGCATCCTGACTGTCCACGTACTACCCAATGTCCTGGGTATCCTGGCCGTTGTGGCTTCCATTGAGGTGGCCAATGTCATCCTGCTGGAGTCCGCTCTGGGCTTCCTGGGGCTGGGCGTGCAGCCGCCCACAGCCAGCTGGGGCAATATGCTAGGGGAGGGGCGGGACTACTTAACGACCTCGTGGTGGCTGGCTACCTGGCCAGGACTTGCCCTGGCCATCACCGCTTTAAGCATTAACGTGCTGGGTGACTTTCTGCGTGATGCCCTCGACCCGCGACTGGCCGGTCGCCTCTAG
- a CDS encoding ABC transporter permease: MGRYLAQRLVYSLVTLLVVSMVVFVVTRLSGDPVRLMLPIEATQADVEEFRHRLGLDRPLLVQYGDFLWKAMRGDLGESLRFHQPALTVIVERLPATAQLALAAILFALIIAFPAGIISATKQGSLLDHAVRGIALLGQALPAYWVGIMLIIVFAVQLHWLPAAGGGSLKHLVLPGVTLGLWPTARISRVLRSSMLEVLGQDYVRTARGKGLRERSVILAHAMRNALLPVITVIGLSFGLILGGAIITETVFAWPGVGRLLLDAVYQRDYPLVQAIVLFFATIFLIINLVVDLLYAYLDPRIRLG; encoded by the coding sequence ATGGGTAGATATCTGGCCCAGCGCCTAGTGTACTCGCTGGTCACGTTGCTGGTTGTGTCCATGGTTGTCTTTGTGGTCACGCGGCTTTCGGGTGACCCGGTGCGTCTTATGCTTCCCATAGAGGCCACCCAGGCTGATGTGGAAGAGTTCCGCCACCGGCTTGGGCTCGACCGCCCTCTACTTGTGCAGTACGGGGACTTTCTGTGGAAGGCCATGCGGGGTGATCTGGGCGAGTCGCTCCGCTTCCATCAGCCAGCGCTAACAGTGATCGTGGAGCGCCTGCCGGCCACCGCTCAGCTGGCCCTAGCCGCCATCCTATTCGCCCTGATCATAGCCTTCCCCGCTGGTATCATCTCTGCGACCAAGCAGGGCTCGCTGCTGGACCATGCGGTGCGCGGCATCGCCCTGTTAGGGCAGGCACTGCCCGCTTACTGGGTGGGCATCATGCTGATCATCGTCTTCGCCGTTCAGCTGCATTGGCTGCCAGCTGCCGGGGGTGGCAGCCTGAAGCACCTGGTTCTTCCAGGCGTCACACTTGGCCTGTGGCCAACAGCGCGCATCTCCCGCGTGTTGCGCTCGAGCATGCTGGAAGTACTCGGACAAGACTATGTCCGTACTGCCCGAGGCAAGGGGCTGAGGGAACGGAGCGTCATCCTGGCCCATGCCATGCGCAACGCTCTCTTGCCAGTGATCACGGTCATCGGGTTAAGTTTTGGGCTTATCCTGGGTGGGGCCATCATCACCGAGACGGTCTTCGCCTGGCCGGGCGTGGGACGGCTGCTATTGGACGCCGTCTATCAGCGTGACTATCCGCTGGTGCAGGCAATCGTGCTGTTCTTCGCTACCATCTTCCTGATCATCAACCTGGTAGTCGATCTCCTCTACGCCTATCTCGATCCGAGGATCCGACTTGGGTAG
- a CDS encoding ABC transporter substrate-binding protein, with the protein MGVNNEEESSGSRLISRREMLKLTLAGAAGLAAAACAGPPAPTPPTPTPTRAPAVPLKKEVIVVHMASKPHLDPAMGLMIHVFNPAQNLMDTLSHLDHDLKVLPRLAISWKPLDDLTWEVKLREGVKFHDGRTCDAAAAKASFDYMTDKETPARTFFANWESLEVVNPSTIKVKTKKPEPYFPNVLTRFWVFPPDILQVKKEFGAKPVGTGPYKLVEYVRGERVTLEVNPNYWGPKPAIERVIFKAAPEASARVAMLQAGQADIIVNVPVEQAKIIEASEKLRLATVASLRRIPIMIDGRKGPPLSDKRVRQAMNYAVDKETIVKTILGGYAVVAPATISPLIEGYNPNVKPYPYDPDKAKALLKEAGWGDGFAVDFHHPTGRWMKDVEVAQAIGSQLGKVGIKTSLLTAEYSTFFGTWSKGEYSGMSMIGTTNPDGAPYSMYRLFLYSKGPWPFSVTDPKLDAMIEQAEATMDRDKRVKLYQEMEVFVQDLAPWIFTHDQKDIYGVNKALKWKPTPHELIYLWDASF; encoded by the coding sequence ATGGGAGTCAACAACGAAGAAGAGTCGTCCGGTTCCCGCCTCATCAGTCGGCGTGAGATGCTGAAGTTAACCCTGGCCGGAGCCGCTGGCCTGGCTGCTGCGGCCTGCGCCGGCCCTCCAGCACCCACACCGCCAACGCCCACACCGACCCGCGCACCAGCCGTGCCGCTCAAGAAAGAGGTCATCGTCGTCCATATGGCCTCGAAACCCCACCTGGATCCGGCAATGGGTCTTATGATCCACGTCTTTAACCCCGCACAGAACCTTATGGATACCCTCTCTCACCTGGATCACGACTTGAAGGTGCTGCCACGCCTGGCCATTTCCTGGAAACCGCTAGACGACCTGACCTGGGAGGTCAAACTCCGGGAGGGGGTGAAGTTTCACGACGGCCGGACCTGTGATGCCGCGGCGGCCAAGGCAAGCTTTGACTACATGACGGATAAGGAAACGCCTGCCCGAACCTTCTTTGCCAACTGGGAGAGCTTGGAGGTAGTCAATCCTTCGACCATCAAAGTCAAGACCAAAAAGCCGGAGCCCTATTTCCCTAACGTTCTAACCCGGTTCTGGGTCTTCCCCCCAGACATCCTCCAGGTGAAGAAGGAATTCGGCGCTAAGCCCGTAGGTACCGGCCCGTATAAGCTGGTGGAATACGTGCGGGGTGAGCGCGTCACGCTGGAGGTCAACCCGAACTACTGGGGTCCTAAGCCAGCCATTGAGCGTGTGATCTTCAAAGCAGCACCTGAAGCGTCGGCCCGCGTGGCCATGCTCCAGGCCGGGCAGGCAGACATCATCGTCAACGTTCCGGTGGAACAGGCCAAGATTATCGAGGCCAGTGAGAAACTGCGCCTGGCCACGGTCGCCAGCCTGCGCCGTATCCCCATCATGATTGATGGGCGCAAGGGGCCACCTCTCAGCGACAAGCGTGTTCGCCAGGCAATGAACTACGCCGTCGACAAGGAGACCATCGTCAAAACCATCCTGGGTGGCTATGCCGTCGTGGCACCGGCAACCATCTCGCCGCTAATTGAGGGATATAACCCCAACGTCAAGCCTTATCCCTACGACCCGGACAAGGCCAAGGCTCTTCTGAAGGAGGCCGGCTGGGGGGACGGTTTCGCGGTCGACTTCCATCACCCGACAGGCCGCTGGATGAAGGACGTGGAGGTGGCCCAGGCCATCGGGAGCCAGCTGGGCAAGGTGGGTATCAAGACTAGTCTCTTGACGGCCGAGTATAGCACGTTTTTTGGCACTTGGTCCAAGGGTGAGTACTCGGGCATGAGCATGATTGGTACCACCAACCCTGATGGTGCGCCCTATTCTATGTATAGGCTTTTTCTGTACTCCAAGGGGCCATGGCCATTCTCTGTGACCGATCCCAAGCTGGACGCCATGATCGAGCAGGCAGAGGCCACGATGGATCGTGACAAGCGCGTCAAGCTCTACCAGGAGATGGAGGTCTTCGTCCAGGACCTGGCGCCATGGATCTTCACCCACGACCAGAAGGACATCTATGGGGTGAACAAGGCGCTCAAGTGGAAGCCAACCCCCCATGAGCTCATCTATCTTTGGGATGCTTCCTTCTAG
- a CDS encoding queuosine salvage family protein — translation MLYYWYDQHTSRKRGDILNTFSHAALWEEIDNIVASARHLRSNETALNRLAADFRSVTQGSLRPPFWIDPARHPGTVPATNDADTLQFLFVVSTQSFVIWTRSQDGDVVAWQAQVGGVPRWGFEAICACHMWALAEGMPVLDADYLAQISSSDVEHLYRDEATGTTTIQMVGSRLDKYRETGRVLRELFGGQVINLLHQAGGQLFRPDGQGLIQIMLTHFPLSFGDWPFAKLPMIFTKMLVERRDIGLETSAEYAAVTDFADLDHLEGAADYYIPFFFMRLGVLEPDQVLADTLVARSLIPPGSSMEREFRAFTVWVFRALHQRTGFPMALLDSLCWLAGAAGCRPCHSGASDTEVACTYRPSCRAFTRDNALMSLRWPLVLTTRY, via the coding sequence ATGCTATACTACTGGTATGACCAACATACCAGTCGCAAGAGAGGGGACATATTGAACACTTTCAGCCATGCCGCCCTCTGGGAAGAGATCGATAACATCGTCGCCTCAGCACGCCATCTTCGCTCCAATGAAACGGCTTTGAATCGCCTCGCCGCAGATTTCCGCTCCGTTACCCAAGGTAGCCTGCGCCCTCCCTTTTGGATTGACCCGGCCAGGCACCCGGGCACCGTACCAGCCACGAACGATGCCGACACCCTTCAGTTCCTCTTCGTTGTCTCAACCCAGAGCTTCGTCATCTGGACACGTAGCCAGGACGGCGACGTGGTGGCCTGGCAGGCCCAGGTTGGTGGTGTGCCCAGGTGGGGTTTCGAGGCCATATGCGCCTGTCACATGTGGGCGTTGGCTGAGGGCATGCCAGTGCTGGACGCTGACTACCTGGCGCAGATCAGCAGCAGCGACGTGGAACATTTATACCGCGACGAAGCCACTGGCACCACCACTATTCAGATGGTCGGCTCTCGTCTGGACAAGTACCGCGAGACCGGACGTGTCCTTCGTGAGCTCTTCGGTGGGCAGGTGATCAACCTCCTCCATCAGGCTGGTGGTCAGCTCTTTCGCCCTGATGGTCAAGGGCTGATCCAAATCATGCTGACGCACTTCCCGCTGAGCTTCGGCGACTGGCCCTTTGCCAAACTCCCCATGATTTTCACCAAGATGCTCGTGGAGCGGCGGGATATCGGTCTCGAAACCTCCGCCGAGTACGCGGCAGTTACCGACTTCGCCGACTTAGACCACCTGGAAGGGGCGGCCGACTATTATATCCCCTTCTTCTTCATGCGCCTGGGGGTGCTGGAGCCAGATCAGGTGCTAGCTGACACACTGGTGGCACGGAGCCTTATCCCGCCGGGGTCGAGCATGGAGCGGGAGTTCCGCGCTTTTACCGTGTGGGTCTTCCGCGCCCTGCACCAGCGCACTGGCTTCCCCATGGCGCTGCTGGATTCGTTGTGTTGGTTGGCCGGCGCTGCTGGCTGCCGGCCTTGTCATAGCGGCGCCTCAGACACCGAGGTGGCTTGCACCTACCGGCCAAGCTGTCGCGCTTTTACCCGTGACAACGCGCTTATGTCTTTGCGGTGGCCACTGGTGCTCACCACCCGCTACTGA
- a CDS encoding FadR family transcriptional regulator, producing MFRPVPNVRLSDSAARQILELIKEGELKIGDQLPAQRELVNQLEVSRTALREGVRTLEAIGMLKTIPGRGTFVHSVTPLSSVASSLALWLLEHKQEVMDVLDVREAIESKAAQLAAERATPAQIEAMESCLSEMQRCAQEEDLKGVTQLDARFHGLLSQSTQNAFLIGLTNSITEAIAHSRSAIFELPGRPLKSLSEHWEILRAIQRRDAKGAIEAMLIHLQDVKREILEMRSP from the coding sequence TTGTTTCGGCCAGTACCCAATGTGCGACTCTCTGATAGCGCAGCCCGGCAGATCCTGGAACTCATAAAAGAGGGCGAACTCAAAATCGGCGACCAGCTCCCTGCCCAACGAGAGCTGGTAAATCAATTGGAGGTCAGCCGCACCGCCCTCCGCGAGGGGGTTCGTACCCTTGAGGCCATAGGCATGCTGAAAACTATCCCCGGCCGCGGCACCTTTGTGCACAGTGTTACCCCCTTATCCTCGGTCGCCTCCTCCCTTGCCCTCTGGCTCTTGGAACACAAGCAGGAAGTTATGGATGTCCTGGATGTCCGAGAGGCCATAGAATCCAAGGCGGCCCAGCTGGCCGCCGAAAGGGCTACGCCCGCTCAGATCGAAGCCATGGAGTCCTGTCTGAGCGAAATGCAGCGGTGTGCGCAAGAAGAGGACCTGAAAGGTGTAACTCAGCTAGACGCCCGCTTTCACGGTCTGCTCAGCCAGTCCACCCAGAACGCCTTCCTCATCGGTCTGACCAATAGCATCACTGAAGCCATCGCGCACAGCCGTAGCGCCATTTTCGAATTGCCTGGTCGTCCCCTCAAGTCCTTGAGTGAACATTGGGAGATCCTGCGGGCCATTCAACGGCGCGATGCGAAAGGGGCCATCGAGGCTATGCTGATACATCTGCAGGATGTCAAGCGGGAGATCTTGGAAATGCGTTCTCCATGA
- a CDS encoding ECF transporter S component, which translates to MSRTPSGERRISFRYSVAEIVLLAVLGVVFGVANVFFGALPQWGGALLGPLFAGLLGGFVQISQVLGGYIVRRPLAATLTMMINVTTQFLAGNPAGIILFPFGAAQGLGAEVVFASTLYRNFTLPIMLLAGGMASVGSQLMFIVFFRWDPTTGPYIASVGIALVAGIIEAGLPAWLLAKGLERTGLIANIMRQSA; encoded by the coding sequence ATGTCAAGGACGCCTTCAGGGGAAAGGAGAATATCGTTCCGTTATTCGGTAGCGGAAATCGTGCTACTGGCTGTTCTAGGTGTGGTGTTTGGGGTCGCCAACGTGTTCTTCGGAGCGCTGCCTCAGTGGGGTGGGGCGCTGCTGGGGCCACTATTCGCCGGCCTGCTCGGCGGGTTTGTGCAGATCAGTCAGGTCTTGGGTGGCTATATCGTTCGCCGCCCCCTTGCAGCCACGCTAACCATGATGATTAATGTGACAACGCAGTTTCTGGCAGGCAACCCAGCGGGGATCATCCTGTTCCCGTTTGGAGCTGCACAGGGCCTCGGCGCGGAGGTCGTCTTCGCGAGTACGCTCTATCGCAACTTCACCTTGCCCATCATGTTGCTGGCGGGTGGGATGGCCAGTGTTGGCTCACAGCTGATGTTCATCGTGTTCTTCAGATGGGATCCGACCACTGGCCCGTATATTGCCTCCGTGGGCATCGCTCTCGTGGCCGGCATTATCGAAGCTGGCTTGCCTGCTTGGCTGCTGGCCAAGGGACTGGAGCGCACCGGTCTAATCGCAAACATCATGCGGCAGAGCGCGTAG
- a CDS encoding energy-coupling factor transporter ATPase, translating to MSVVIEISGLNYSYPGTDLQVLKDINLTVEDGEFVLLVGPSGSGKSTLLQTLNGIIPKVKGGQLSGRIVVNGLDVAEHEIARMAEHISMVFQDPESQLTSVFVLDEVAFGPENFKLERAEILRRVDSALHYVGLPNTHDRYVYELSGGQQQRLAISSVLAIDSKVLVLDDPTANLDPVGTAEVLNVLKHLREEGRTVILATHWLDEFIHLATKLIVLDDGAVFACGEPREVLDKYGAALAEEMGIWVPELVEVEMALRRKRGVANGVVPLTVEEALEKYKTFSFDPTRFEPLIRPREGNGGYILEGTNLAFTYPDGTNALYDISFKVKDRSLTGILGPNGAGKSTLASIIVGLQRLREGQLTFRGESVKDMNVDQLARRMGFVFQNPEHQFVRDTVRDEIAYSLEVLGKSPEEIQSGVDEMLTLLKLKHLEHRHPFGLSGGEKRRLSVAVMLVSHPELLILDEPTYGQDRNHVRNIMKLVQAQLDRGVTVLIITHQMRLIEEYVEDVLILNSGRVLYQGPPEDMFAHLGDQRDVTLREPHLQRLIRHLRTLGKDIHPHTRTVQELVDQIVLI from the coding sequence TTGAGTGTTGTAATCGAAATAAGTGGACTGAACTACAGTTACCCGGGCACGGACTTGCAAGTTCTGAAGGACATCAACCTGACCGTTGAAGATGGCGAATTCGTATTATTGGTTGGCCCTTCAGGGTCTGGCAAGAGCACACTGTTACAAACTCTTAACGGTATCATCCCCAAAGTAAAGGGTGGCCAGCTTTCTGGGCGCATTGTAGTCAACGGGCTTGATGTAGCGGAGCATGAAATCGCCAGGATGGCTGAACATATCAGCATGGTGTTTCAGGATCCAGAAAGCCAGCTTACTAGCGTGTTTGTTCTGGATGAGGTTGCCTTCGGTCCCGAGAACTTTAAGCTCGAACGTGCAGAGATCCTCAGGCGCGTCGACTCAGCACTGCATTATGTTGGTCTGCCAAACACGCATGACCGATATGTCTACGAGCTATCCGGTGGACAGCAGCAGAGGCTGGCGATCAGTTCAGTGCTGGCGATCGACTCCAAGGTCCTGGTTCTTGATGACCCGACGGCCAACCTTGATCCAGTCGGCACCGCTGAGGTGTTGAATGTGTTGAAGCACTTACGTGAGGAAGGGCGAACGGTCATTCTGGCCACCCACTGGCTGGATGAGTTCATTCATCTGGCGACTAAGCTGATCGTGCTTGATGATGGAGCTGTTTTCGCTTGCGGCGAACCGCGTGAAGTGCTCGATAAGTACGGCGCTGCGTTGGCGGAAGAAATGGGTATCTGGGTGCCAGAACTCGTAGAGGTTGAGATGGCCCTTCGTAGGAAGAGGGGTGTTGCCAATGGTGTGGTGCCGCTTACGGTTGAAGAAGCCCTTGAGAAATATAAGACATTCAGCTTTGACCCCACCAGATTTGAGCCTTTGATACGCCCTCGTGAGGGGAATGGAGGCTACATTTTAGAAGGTACCAACTTGGCCTTCACCTATCCCGACGGGACCAATGCTTTGTACGACATCTCATTTAAGGTCAAGGACAGAAGTCTGACCGGCATCCTGGGTCCCAATGGGGCTGGCAAGAGCACACTTGCTTCTATCATAGTTGGCCTGCAAAGACTCAGAGAAGGTCAATTAACATTTCGAGGCGAGAGTGTCAAAGATATGAACGTCGACCAGTTGGCGCGACGTATGGGTTTTGTTTTTCAGAATCCCGAGCACCAGTTCGTACGCGACACTGTACGCGATGAGATCGCCTATAGCCTTGAGGTGCTGGGTAAGTCGCCTGAGGAGATTCAGTCCGGTGTTGATGAAATGTTGACTTTGCTGAAGCTCAAGCACCTTGAACATCGACACCCCTTTGGGCTTAGCGGCGGTGAGAAGCGCCGTCTAAGCGTAGCTGTTATGCTGGTTTCGCACCCCGAACTCCTGATTCTGGATGAGCCCACCTATGGTCAGGATCGCAACCACGTTCGTAATATCATGAAACTAGTTCAAGCCCAGCTTGACCGGGGTGTGACTGTACTCATTATCACCCACCAGATGCGTTTGATAGAGGAATACGTCGAAGATGTGTTGATTCTAAACTCGGGTAGGGTGCTGTACCAAGGCCCACCTGAGGACATGTTCGCCCATCTTGGGGATCAACGGGACGTAACCCTTAGGGAGCCACATCTACAACGCCTAATCAGGCACCTAAGGACTCTAGGCAAGGATATTCACCCTCACACGCGCACTGTCCAGGAGCTCGTAGACCAGATTGTGTTAATTTAG
- a CDS encoding energy-coupling factor transporter transmembrane protein EcfT: protein MRITDHIALHYLRKDSPVHDMDALSKLFVVIVISFALYMFQTPWQLALYLLLLFGIALFLVRVEPLTVFFTFAIFIIFGSFVFFFQLLGHPEGNAYLVLGPIRITNWGLYNAGIFLFRMSSIGCAALLYLWTTKPKDFVVGLIKLGVPYRFGFAVLVALRFLPLINDEVRKVRDAHTIRGVPLGSGVSSVAERWMRYLFPVLASGMRKAETAAMAMESRGFGLYSGRSYINPFQWTRSGLALLGFVIVMTIVLGALGGFQYMQPRYDQIIR from the coding sequence ATGAGAATAACCGATCACATTGCGTTGCATTACCTGCGTAAGGACTCACCGGTCCACGATATGGATGCCTTGAGCAAGTTATTTGTGGTGATCGTGATTAGCTTTGCGCTGTACATGTTCCAAACGCCATGGCAACTTGCCCTCTACTTGCTGTTGCTATTTGGGATTGCCCTTTTTTTGGTCCGCGTTGAACCGCTCACCGTCTTCTTCACTTTTGCCATCTTCATCATATTTGGTTCCTTCGTGTTCTTTTTCCAACTGTTGGGACATCCCGAGGGCAATGCCTATCTAGTCTTAGGACCCATCCGGATCACGAACTGGGGCTTGTATAATGCCGGAATATTCCTGTTTCGCATGTCGAGCATTGGTTGCGCGGCGTTATTGTATCTGTGGACCACCAAGCCCAAGGACTTCGTGGTTGGGCTGATCAAGTTGGGTGTGCCGTATCGCTTTGGCTTTGCCGTGCTGGTTGCGCTGCGGTTCCTGCCACTCATCAACGATGAGGTGCGCAAGGTACGCGACGCGCACACTATCCGTGGCGTACCGCTTGGCTCGGGCGTTAGCAGCGTGGCCGAGCGCTGGATGCGTTACCTCTTTCCGGTACTGGCCAGCGGTATGCGCAAGGCTGAGACGGCTGCTATGGCTATGGAGAGTCGCGGATTCGGCCTGTATTCTGGCCGCTCCTACATAAATCCATTCCAGTGGACACGGTCTGGCCTTGCACTACTAGGCTTTGTGATTGTAATGACAATTGTGCTGGGAGCCCTAGGCGGCTTCCAATACATGCAGCCACGCTACGATCAGATAATTCGATAG
- a CDS encoding SDR family oxidoreductase — MRLEGDVAIVTGGASGIGRAIAILFSREGAKVVVADLQEHSRLPSEVPTTAEAISQAGGQAIFVRTDVRKAGDIDRLVQTTLDTYGQVSILVNSAGVFVRNPITEVSEEEWDNVLSINLKGYFLACRRVIPEMLKQGGGKIINISSIHGLLGTGIATTYCASKGGVENLTRQLAVDYARKGIYVNAIAPGTIKTAMSKPFRETPEILQEYLSRTLLPRLGEPEDVAYAALFLASHESDFVVGHTLVVDGGWTIW; from the coding sequence ATGCGATTAGAAGGCGATGTCGCTATTGTGACTGGAGGGGCATCAGGTATCGGCCGAGCCATTGCTATTCTCTTCTCCCGTGAGGGGGCTAAGGTGGTGGTAGCCGACTTGCAGGAGCACTCTCGACTCCCTTCAGAAGTACCCACTACAGCCGAGGCTATCTCCCAGGCTGGAGGCCAGGCCATCTTCGTCCGCACTGATGTACGCAAGGCTGGAGATATCGATCGACTGGTGCAGACCACCCTGGACACTTACGGCCAGGTGAGTATACTGGTGAACAGCGCCGGTGTGTTTGTTCGTAACCCCATCACTGAGGTCTCTGAAGAGGAATGGGACAATGTGCTCTCCATAAACCTGAAGGGCTATTTCCTCGCCTGCCGGCGGGTGATCCCAGAGATGCTGAAGCAGGGCGGGGGGAAAATTATCAACATCTCCTCCATCCACGGGCTGCTGGGTACCGGCATAGCCACCACCTACTGTGCCTCCAAGGGTGGGGTGGAGAACTTAACTAGACAACTGGCGGTGGACTACGCCCGCAAGGGGATCTATGTCAACGCTATAGCCCCGGGCACGATCAAAACGGCCATGTCCAAGCCCTTCCGCGAGACGCCGGAGATATTGCAGGAATATCTCTCCCGCACCTTGCTGCCCCGCTTGGGAGAGCCAGAGGATGTGGCCTATGCGGCCCTATTCCTGGCCAGCCATGAGTCAGACTTCGTGGTTGGCCACACCCTCGTGGTGGATGGCGGCTGGACTATCTGGTGA